The following proteins are co-located in the Ensifer sp. WSM1721 genome:
- a CDS encoding flagellar hook protein FlgE, with protein MSLYGTMRTGVSGMNAQSNRLSTVAENIANANTTGYKRASTEFSSMILPSSNGAYNSGGVQTQVRYSISEQGATTFTTSASDLAIDGGGFFIVEAANGQEYLTRAGAFVPDSEGNLVNAAGFTLMGYEYEAGVDPTVVVNGFDGLTKVNLASEGLIAAGSTTGSMGANLPSGAAIGDISTTSLVVYDSQGNTRILDFNYEKTAANTWSVEVVDRTSATVLGTQTLNFTAAGELTATPVTLTTAAMTGLPVTGANLGVLTIDLSKTTQLGYAFSADGGTIDGNAPSKVAGYQIDSDGIVYVKYENGKLDPRYRIALANVQSPDKLRPESGNVYSQGVDSGVIITGFAGSGDFGEILSGALESSNVDIAEELTAMIESQRNYTANSKVFQTGSELLEVLVNLKR; from the coding sequence ATGAGTCTCTACGGTACCATGAGAACGGGCGTGTCCGGCATGAACGCCCAGTCGAACCGGCTCAGCACGGTCGCCGAGAACATCGCGAATGCCAACACGACCGGCTACAAGCGCGCTTCGACGGAATTCTCATCGATGATCCTGCCGTCGAGCAACGGCGCCTACAATTCCGGCGGCGTGCAGACGCAGGTCCGCTACAGCATCTCCGAACAGGGCGCGACGACCTTCACGACATCCGCCAGCGATCTGGCGATCGACGGCGGCGGCTTCTTCATCGTTGAGGCCGCCAACGGCCAGGAGTATCTGACGCGCGCCGGCGCTTTCGTCCCGGACAGCGAAGGCAACCTGGTCAACGCCGCCGGCTTCACGCTGATGGGCTACGAATACGAGGCCGGCGTCGATCCGACGGTCGTCGTCAACGGCTTCGACGGTCTGACGAAGGTGAACCTCGCTTCCGAGGGCCTCATCGCCGCGGGGTCGACCACCGGTTCCATGGGCGCAAACCTGCCGTCGGGCGCGGCAATAGGCGATATCTCCACGACCTCGCTCGTCGTCTATGACAGCCAGGGTAACACCCGCATTCTCGACTTCAATTATGAGAAGACGGCCGCCAATACCTGGAGCGTGGAGGTTGTCGATCGGACCTCGGCAACGGTGCTGGGCACCCAGACGCTGAACTTCACCGCGGCCGGCGAATTGACAGCAACCCCAGTCACCCTGACCACCGCGGCAATGACGGGTTTGCCGGTCACGGGCGCCAATCTCGGGGTATTAACCATCGATCTCTCCAAGACCACTCAGCTAGGCTACGCCTTCAGTGCTGACGGCGGCACCATCGACGGCAATGCGCCGAGCAAGGTGGCCGGTTATCAGATCGATTCCGACGGCATCGTCTACGTGAAATACGAGAACGGCAAGCTCGATCCGCGCTATCGCATCGCGCTCGCCAATGTGCAGAGCCCGGACAAGCTGCGGCCGGAATCGGGCAACGTCTATTCGCAGGGCGTCGACTCCGGCGTCATCATCACCGGCTTCGCCGGCTCGGGTGATTTCGGCGAAATCCTCTCCGGCGCGCTCGAAAGCTCGAACGTCGATATCGCCGAGGAACTGACGGCGATGATCGAGTCGCAGCGCAATTACACGGCCAACTCCAAGGTCTTTCAGACCGGTTCGGAGTTGCTTGAAGTTCTTGTGAACCTGAAGCGCTAA
- the flgK gene encoding flagellar hook-associated protein FlgK gives MSLSSAIAIAQSAFSTTALQTATVSKNVANAGNADYSRRMAMLGTTSGGAQIVSIYRAQNEALLKQNLVSISQSSAQSSLLSGLEILKSALGGNDYESSPSTYLSAFHDSLQTFASTPGNSTIAATVVSDAWDLANSINKTAAAIQDLRLDTDKQIAEEVANLNALLAQFETTNNAVKTATAAGTDATAALDDRDKILKQISELVGISTVTRANNDTVIYTSDGTVLFETMPRQVTFTPTAAYDATITGNAILVDGVPIAAGTGADTTAQGKLASLLQLRDDIAPTFQSQLDEMARGLVTLFEEGGLPGLFTWSGGTVPAAGTVVPGIASTLSVNPAAKANPFLLRDGGFNGVVSNPGGAATPDAGFTDLLDGFITAMDADMAFDATTGLDGTSSIMEFGASSIGWFEQIRSGASTADDNKTALLARTQEALGNVTGVSIDEELSLLLDLEQSYKASAKLISTVDAMMASLLEAVR, from the coding sequence ATGTCGCTGTCTTCTGCAATCGCAATTGCGCAATCCGCATTCAGCACCACGGCGCTACAAACCGCCACCGTGTCGAAGAACGTTGCGAATGCCGGCAATGCCGACTACTCCCGCCGCATGGCCATGCTCGGGACCACGTCGGGGGGCGCCCAGATCGTTTCGATCTACCGGGCACAGAACGAGGCGTTGCTCAAGCAGAATCTGGTGAGCATCTCGCAATCCTCCGCGCAGAGCAGCCTGCTTTCCGGCTTGGAGATCCTGAAATCCGCGCTCGGCGGCAACGATTACGAATCGTCGCCGTCAACCTACCTCTCAGCGTTCCACGACAGTCTGCAGACCTTCGCCTCGACGCCCGGCAATTCGACGATCGCCGCGACGGTAGTGTCGGACGCTTGGGATCTTGCGAACTCGATCAACAAGACCGCGGCCGCCATTCAGGACCTGCGCCTCGATACCGACAAGCAGATTGCCGAGGAGGTCGCCAACCTGAACGCGTTGCTCGCGCAGTTCGAGACGACGAACAATGCGGTGAAAACGGCGACTGCCGCAGGCACGGACGCGACCGCGGCACTCGACGACCGCGACAAGATTCTGAAGCAGATATCGGAGCTGGTCGGCATCTCGACCGTGACGCGAGCGAACAACGACACGGTGATCTATACGTCCGACGGCACGGTCCTGTTCGAGACCATGCCGAGGCAGGTCACCTTCACGCCCACGGCGGCCTATGACGCCACCATCACCGGCAATGCCATTCTGGTCGACGGCGTACCGATCGCGGCGGGGACCGGCGCCGATACGACGGCACAGGGCAAGCTCGCGAGCCTCCTGCAGCTTCGCGACGACATCGCTCCGACGTTTCAGTCGCAACTCGACGAAATGGCACGCGGGCTGGTCACGTTGTTCGAGGAGGGCGGTCTGCCCGGTCTCTTCACCTGGTCGGGCGGTACCGTTCCCGCCGCCGGCACGGTCGTGCCCGGAATCGCCTCTACGCTTTCAGTCAATCCTGCGGCAAAGGCCAATCCGTTCCTGCTTCGCGACGGCGGGTTCAACGGCGTCGTTTCGAATCCGGGCGGCGCAGCAACTCCGGACGCCGGCTTCACCGATTTGCTCGACGGCTTCATCACGGCGATGGACGCCGACATGGCGTTCGACGCCACGACCGGGCTGGACGGCACGAGCTCGATCATGGAATTCGGCGCCTCCTCGATCGGCTGGTTCGAGCAGATCCGCAGCGGCGCTTCGACCGCCGACGACAACAAGACGGCGCTCCTCGCCCGGACGCAAGAGGCGCTCGGCAATGTGACAGGGGTGAGCATCGACGAGGAGCTGTCGCTGCTCCTCGATCTGGAGCAATCCTACAAGGCTTCGGCCAAATTGATCAGCACCGTCGACGCCATGATGGCGTCGCTTCTGGAAGCCGTGAGGTAA
- a CDS encoding flagellar hook-associated family protein, which yields MKTSFVSNLAVQNAMRLTIQQGQAELLKLQTEVTTGRLADVGVELGSSTSRSVSLRRELARLETLVDTNSVVTQRLSASQQALSMMADAAQEVRNALVTFKGNDAADQLATQKTQIESAMSAFSSAANLSFNGEFLFAGINTDVRPFEDYAAGSAAKTTFDNELATFMTANGIASMSDFTVTQMEDFITNTLEPLYASDAQWAADWSKASSQNMTSRISTTEVVQSSTNATTDGFRKFALASVIASELMDENVSSQVRAYIGEAALGYIEQANTELTAERSTLGISEARVKKANTSLQAQIKLINTHITDLEGVDTYAASTRMNTLLTQVETSYTLTARIQQLSLIDFL from the coding sequence ATGAAGACATCCTTCGTTTCTAACCTGGCCGTGCAGAATGCGATGCGCCTGACCATTCAGCAGGGTCAGGCTGAGCTGCTCAAGCTCCAGACGGAGGTCACGACCGGCCGGCTGGCGGATGTCGGTGTGGAGCTCGGTTCCTCGACCTCCCGCTCGGTCAGCCTGCGGCGGGAGCTCGCTCGGCTGGAGACGCTGGTCGACACGAACTCGGTCGTCACCCAGAGGCTCTCGGCCTCGCAACAGGCCCTTTCAATGATGGCCGACGCGGCCCAGGAGGTGCGCAACGCGCTCGTCACTTTCAAGGGTAACGATGCCGCGGATCAGCTCGCCACCCAGAAGACGCAAATAGAAAGTGCCATGTCGGCCTTCTCTTCGGCGGCGAACCTGTCCTTCAACGGAGAGTTCCTCTTCGCCGGCATCAATACCGACGTAAGGCCTTTCGAGGACTATGCTGCCGGTTCTGCGGCGAAAACGACCTTCGACAATGAGCTGGCCACCTTCATGACGGCAAACGGCATCGCTTCCATGAGCGACTTCACCGTGACGCAGATGGAGGATTTCATCACCAACACGCTCGAGCCGCTCTATGCCAGCGACGCGCAATGGGCGGCGGATTGGTCTAAGGCTTCGAGCCAGAACATGACCAGCCGCATCAGCACGACCGAGGTCGTGCAAAGCTCGACGAATGCGACGACCGACGGCTTTCGGAAGTTTGCCCTTGCCAGCGTGATCGCGTCCGAACTGATGGATGAGAACGTGAGCTCCCAAGTCCGCGCCTATATCGGCGAGGCGGCGCTTGGCTATATCGAGCAGGCCAATACCGAGCTCACCGCAGAGCGCAGCACCCTCGGCATTTCCGAGGCGCGGGTGAAAAAGGCGAACACCTCGCTCCAGGCCCAGATCAAGCTGATCAACACGCATATCACGGATCTCGAAGGCGTCGACACCTATGCGGCTTCGACCCGGATGAACACGCTGCTTACGCAGGTGGAGACGTCCTACACGCTGACGGCGCGTATCCAGCAGTTGAGTTTGATAGACTTCCTCTAA
- the flaF gene encoding flagellar biosynthesis regulator FlaF — translation MYQFAYAEIMEEGVVVSKDRERQVLDRSIALLQAAKEKNGYSREAIEAVYFTRRLWIRFIEDLRAPDNQLNDELRANLISIGIWILNETEKIRKRESSNFHGIIDITTIIRDGLK, via the coding sequence ATGTATCAGTTTGCTTACGCCGAGATCATGGAGGAAGGCGTAGTCGTTTCCAAAGATCGAGAGCGGCAGGTCCTCGATCGTTCCATCGCGCTTCTGCAGGCGGCGAAGGAAAAGAACGGCTATTCGCGCGAGGCGATCGAGGCGGTCTATTTCACCCGACGTCTCTGGATTCGGTTCATCGAAGATCTGCGCGCGCCGGACAACCAGCTCAACGACGAACTGCGCGCCAATCTCATCTCGATCGGGATCTGGATCCTGAACGAGACGGAGAAGATTCGCAAACGCGAGTCTTCCAACTTCCACGGCATCATAGACATTACCACCATCATCAGGGATGGACTGAAATGA
- the flbT gene encoding flagellar biosynthesis repressor FlbT, with translation MKSTLRISLKSGERIFVNGAVLRVDRKVAIEFLNDVTFLLENHVLQPEDATTPLRQLYFIAQMILINPEGAEQSTAMFRKSIVMLLACFKNEEVLAELKRIDGLVTQGRAFEALKAIRALYPIEDRILNAQELAPSTVEQIRKEIAPWR, from the coding sequence ATGAAGAGCACTTTGCGTATCTCGCTGAAATCGGGCGAAAGAATCTTTGTAAACGGCGCGGTGCTTCGCGTTGACCGTAAGGTTGCGATCGAATTCCTGAACGATGTCACCTTCCTTTTGGAAAACCACGTCCTCCAGCCCGAAGATGCGACGACGCCGCTGAGACAACTCTATTTCATCGCCCAGATGATCCTCATCAATCCGGAAGGCGCGGAGCAATCGACCGCGATGTTCCGCAAGTCGATCGTCATGCTGCTCGCTTGCTTCAAGAACGAAGAGGTGCTGGCGGAATTGAAGCGCATCGACGGCCTCGTCACACAAGGGCGCGCCTTCGAGGCGCTGAAGGCGATCCGCGCGCTCTACCCGATCGAGGATCGCATCCTCAACGCGCAGGAATTGGCACCGTCTACGGTGGAACAGATTCGCAAGGAGATCGCACCATGGCGGTAA
- the flgD gene encoding flagellar hook assembly protein FlgD, translating to MAVSGVSTTSTSYTPTVSATESTSDASAATLNYENFLKLLVAQMKNQDPTEPMDASEQIAQLATFSQVEQTIKTNKNLESLLQRTSLSEADAVIGKTVTSADGKTTGVVKEVKLYSDGIIAVLDTGKELVIGPGVKVK from the coding sequence ATGGCGGTAAGCGGCGTCAGCACGACTTCGACCAGCTACACACCGACCGTTTCCGCCACGGAATCGACGAGCGATGCGAGCGCGGCGACGCTCAACTACGAGAATTTCCTGAAGCTGCTCGTGGCGCAGATGAAGAATCAGGATCCGACCGAGCCGATGGACGCGTCAGAGCAGATCGCGCAGCTTGCGACCTTCTCGCAAGTGGAGCAGACGATCAAGACAAACAAGAACCTCGAAAGCCTGCTGCAGCGCACCTCTCTCAGCGAAGCGGACGCGGTGATCGGCAAAACCGTCACCAGCGCCGACGGCAAGACGACTGGTGTCGTCAAGGAGGTGAAACTATACTCCGATGGAATCATCGCCGTGCTGGATACGGGCAAGGAGCTCGTCATCGGTCCGGGTGTCAAAGTGAAGTGA
- the fliQ gene encoding flagellar biosynthesis protein FliQ yields MNEADALDIVQAAIWTVIVASGPAVLAAMVVGVVIAFIQALTQVQEMTLTFVPKILAVMITAAISAPFVGAQISIFTDIVFSRIQSGF; encoded by the coding sequence ATGAATGAGGCAGATGCCCTCGACATCGTACAGGCCGCGATCTGGACCGTGATCGTGGCCTCGGGGCCTGCCGTTCTGGCCGCAATGGTGGTCGGCGTCGTCATCGCCTTCATTCAGGCCCTGACGCAGGTTCAGGAAATGACGCTGACCTTCGTCCCGAAGATTCTCGCCGTGATGATCACGGCAGCCATTTCGGCGCCCTTCGTCGGCGCGCAGATATCAATCTTCACCGACATCGTCTTCTCCCGGATCCAATCCGGGTTCTGA
- the flhA gene encoding flagellar biosynthesis protein FlhA, which translates to MAQQATLTIPKLAPKSRDIGFALGIVMILSILFLPIPPFLIDLGLAFSISFSVLILMVALWIQRPLEFSSFPTILLISTMTRLALNIATTRVILSHGHEGHGAAGGVISGFASLVMSGDFVIGLIVFLILITVNFIVITKGATRIAEVGARFTLDAIPGKQMSIDADLSAGLIDEKEAQRRRRELEEESSFYGAMDGASKFVRGDAIAGLIITAINIFGGIIIGYLRHDMPIGEAADVFVKLSVGDGLVSQIPALIVSLAAGLLVSRGGTAGSTDQAVVGQLSGYPRALMVAAGLVILLSVMPGLPFLPFAALGGGMAFLGWVIPRQIEAANAEKRDEEAAQAQQIKESDKDSVKSVLKTAEIELLLGKQVSTRLLGAHQELAFRVGKMRRKFALQYGLVVPEIKVSDDITIPDKAYHVRIHGTTIASNTVRVGEVLVVTGGGRRPSVPGDDIREPAFGMPAVSILETFTEDLKREGFHPIDNVSVVLTHLSEVIRNNLPQLLSYKDVKVLIERLDPEYRKLADEICTSHMSYSGLQAVLKLLLAERVSIRNLHLILEAVAELAPHVRKTEQIVEHVRVRMSQQLCGDLADNGVLRVLRLGNKWDMVFHQALKRDAKGEIVEFDIDPRHLEEFSEQATKVIREHLDRGMPFVLVSSPESRSYVRMIIERLFATLPVLSHVELAKGLEIKIIGSIS; encoded by the coding sequence ATGGCACAACAGGCGACGCTGACCATCCCGAAACTCGCACCCAAGAGCCGGGACATCGGCTTTGCGCTCGGGATCGTAATGATCCTGTCGATCCTGTTCCTACCCATTCCTCCTTTCCTGATCGACCTCGGACTTGCGTTCTCGATCTCCTTTTCGGTCCTGATCCTCATGGTCGCGCTCTGGATCCAGCGGCCGCTCGAATTCTCGTCGTTTCCGACGATCCTCCTGATCTCGACCATGACCCGCCTGGCGCTGAACATCGCCACGACGCGCGTCATCCTCTCCCACGGGCATGAGGGTCATGGTGCTGCCGGCGGCGTCATCTCCGGTTTCGCAAGCCTCGTCATGTCTGGCGACTTCGTCATCGGTCTCATCGTCTTCCTGATCCTGATCACGGTGAATTTCATCGTCATCACCAAGGGCGCCACCCGTATCGCCGAAGTCGGCGCCCGCTTCACCCTCGATGCAATCCCCGGCAAGCAGATGTCGATCGACGCCGATCTTTCGGCCGGGCTGATTGATGAGAAGGAGGCCCAGCGCCGTCGCCGCGAGCTTGAGGAGGAAAGCTCCTTCTACGGCGCGATGGACGGCGCGTCGAAATTCGTCCGCGGCGATGCGATCGCCGGCCTGATCATCACGGCCATCAATATCTTCGGCGGCATCATCATCGGCTATCTGCGGCACGACATGCCGATCGGCGAGGCGGCCGACGTCTTCGTCAAGCTTTCCGTGGGCGACGGCCTGGTCTCCCAGATTCCGGCGCTCATCGTCTCGCTTGCCGCGGGCCTCCTGGTCTCGCGCGGCGGCACCGCCGGCTCCACCGATCAGGCGGTTGTCGGTCAGCTCAGCGGCTACCCGCGGGCGCTGATGGTGGCCGCCGGCCTTGTCATCCTGCTCTCCGTCATGCCGGGGCTGCCCTTCCTCCCCTTCGCCGCGCTTGGCGGCGGCATGGCCTTCCTCGGCTGGGTTATTCCGAGGCAGATCGAGGCCGCGAATGCCGAGAAGCGGGACGAGGAGGCGGCGCAGGCGCAGCAGATCAAGGAGAGCGACAAGGACTCCGTCAAGTCGGTCTTGAAGACGGCGGAGATCGAACTGCTACTCGGCAAGCAGGTCTCGACGCGGCTTCTCGGCGCACACCAGGAACTCGCCTTCCGGGTCGGCAAGATGCGCCGGAAGTTCGCCCTGCAATACGGCCTCGTGGTACCGGAAATCAAGGTTTCCGACGACATCACCATTCCCGACAAGGCCTACCATGTGCGCATCCACGGAACGACGATCGCGTCCAATACGGTTCGCGTCGGCGAGGTGCTGGTGGTGACCGGCGGCGGCCGCCGGCCGAGCGTACCGGGCGACGACATCCGCGAGCCGGCTTTCGGCATGCCGGCGGTGTCGATCCTCGAGACCTTCACCGAAGACCTGAAGCGCGAGGGTTTCCACCCGATCGACAACGTCTCGGTGGTTCTGACGCATCTGAGCGAGGTGATCCGCAACAACCTGCCGCAGCTTCTCTCCTACAAGGACGTGAAGGTGCTGATCGAGCGGCTCGACCCGGAATACCGCAAGCTCGCGGACGAGATCTGTACCTCGCACATGTCCTATTCCGGCCTGCAGGCGGTGCTGAAGCTGTTGCTTGCCGAACGCGTGTCGATCCGCAACCTGCACCTGATCCTTGAAGCGGTAGCCGAACTGGCGCCGCATGTGCGCAAGACCGAGCAGATCGTCGAGCATGTGCGCGTGCGCATGTCGCAACAGCTTTGCGGCGATCTCGCCGACAACGGCGTCCTGCGCGTGCTTCGGCTCGGCAACAAGTGGGACATGGTCTTCCATCAGGCGCTGAAGCGCGACGCCAAGGGCGAGATCGTCGAGTTCGATATCGATCCGCGTCATCTCGAAGAATTCAGCGAACAGGCGACGAAGGTTATCCGTGAACATCTCGATCGCGGCATGCCCTTCGTGCTGGTAAGTTCGCCCGAATCCCGCTCATATGTGCGCATGATCATCGAACGCCTCTTCGCCACATTGCCGGTGCTCTCCCATGTCGAGCTTGCCAAGGGGCTTGAGATCAAGATCATCGGCTCGATTTCATGA